The Methanobacterium sp. BAmetb5 genome includes a region encoding these proteins:
- the rplJ gene encoding 50S ribosomal protein L16, translated as MVRAYTRKDYIRKIPGSRIVQYDMGNLSGEFPITVSLALKEKAELSHNALEAARISTNRYMQRKAGRMGYHLKIRVYPHHIVRENPMATGAGADRVQDGMRKAFGKPVSSVALVKSNQKVLTIKTNKKNFIDAKEALRRAAMKFPVSCRITVDEGAELVK; from the coding sequence ATGGTAAGAGCATACACTCGAAAAGATTACATACGTAAGATTCCTGGTTCCAGGATTGTTCAATATGATATGGGAAACCTCTCTGGAGAATTCCCTATAACAGTGAGCTTGGCTCTTAAAGAGAAAGCCGAATTATCACACAATGCCCTGGAAGCTGCCAGGATATCCACTAACCGATATATGCAGCGTAAAGCTGGTAGGATGGGTTATCACTTGAAGATAAGGGTGTACCCCCACCACATTGTCCGGGAAAACCCCATGGCTACTGGTGCCGGTGCAGACCGTGTGCAGGATGGAATGAGGAAAGCTTTCGGTAAACCAGTAAGTTCCGTTGCACTGGTAAAATCAAACCAGAAAGTTTTAACCATAAAGACCAACAAGAAGAACTTTATTGATGCTAAAGAAGCTCTCCGAAGAGCGGCCATGAAGTTCCCTGTTTCATGTAGGATAACCGTTGATGAAGGAGCAGAATTAGTCAAATAA
- the ppsA gene encoding phosphoenolpyruvate synthase: MEYVEFFEELKKEDVDIAGGKGANLGELTQAGIPVPPGFVITSATYQKFMEETGITQKIMDILDALDVNNNKELQESAREIKKIIIETEIPDEISSLIIESYNALCHRIGKENAFVAVRSSATAEDLPEASFAGQQDTYLNVKGPEDMIKYVRKCWASLFGARAIFYREENNFDHSKVYIAVVVQEMVDAEKAGVMFTVHPSTGEEKILIEGAWGLGEAVVSGTVTPDTYWVDKATGEIFRKQISEKNIMFQKKSENGQTVKVPVPEDLKNKQVLNEDEIAQLVELGKRIQEHYQFPQDTEWAIENGKIFMLQSRPVTTLDMGTASGEALHEGDRTVITKGLGASPGMAAGSVKIIKTTDELDKVQEGDILVTVMTTPDMVPAMKRANGIITDEGGVTCHAAIVSRELGIPCVVGTGDATSILPENSQVTLDGNKGIVWEGLLVETAKKEEITTAQPSVVLQAPLTVTEVKVNVSMSEAAKKAAATGADGVGLLRTEHMMLTTGVHPKKYIQEGNEAELVKVLVENILKVADTFYPKTVWYRTLDAPTDEFQSLDGGEDEPYEHNPMLGWRGIRRELDEPEILLAEFKAIKKLHEQGYTNIGIMLPLVQHPDELKEAKKIARQAGLKPQKNIEFGIMVETPAAALTIEDFIAEGIDFVSFGTNDLTQYTLAIDRNNENVADLYTESHPAVLKLIERVIIECNKAGVKTSICGQAGSMPAIVEKLVELGITSVSANTDAVATVRETVARVEQKLLLKAARKMMQE, from the coding sequence ATGGAGTATGTGGAATTTTTCGAGGAGCTAAAAAAGGAAGATGTGGACATAGCTGGAGGAAAAGGAGCTAACCTGGGTGAACTAACCCAGGCAGGGATACCAGTTCCTCCGGGATTTGTGATAACATCTGCCACCTACCAGAAGTTCATGGAAGAAACTGGAATAACCCAGAAAATAATGGATATTCTAGATGCCCTGGATGTTAACAACAACAAAGAACTTCAAGAATCAGCCCGAGAAATAAAAAAAATCATCATCGAGACAGAAATACCTGATGAGATCAGTAGCCTGATCATAGAATCATACAACGCACTCTGCCACCGCATAGGAAAAGAAAACGCCTTTGTGGCCGTTAGATCATCGGCAACTGCTGAAGACTTGCCAGAAGCATCTTTTGCTGGTCAGCAGGACACTTACCTCAATGTTAAGGGTCCGGAAGATATGATAAAATATGTAAGGAAATGCTGGGCATCTCTATTCGGGGCCAGAGCAATATTTTATCGGGAAGAAAACAACTTCGACCATTCCAAGGTTTACATTGCTGTAGTGGTTCAGGAAATGGTGGATGCAGAAAAAGCCGGGGTAATGTTCACGGTGCACCCCTCCACTGGAGAGGAAAAAATCCTCATAGAAGGAGCATGGGGTCTGGGAGAAGCAGTTGTATCGGGAACAGTAACTCCTGATACTTACTGGGTGGATAAAGCCACTGGAGAAATTTTCCGCAAGCAGATCAGCGAAAAAAACATCATGTTCCAGAAGAAATCTGAAAATGGTCAGACAGTGAAGGTTCCAGTACCAGAGGACCTTAAGAACAAACAGGTTTTAAATGAAGATGAGATAGCCCAGCTGGTTGAACTGGGAAAGAGGATCCAGGAACACTACCAGTTCCCCCAGGATACAGAATGGGCCATTGAAAATGGAAAAATCTTCATGCTGCAATCCAGACCAGTAACTACTCTGGACATGGGAACCGCGTCAGGAGAAGCCTTGCATGAAGGTGACCGGACCGTGATCACCAAAGGACTGGGTGCCAGTCCCGGTATGGCGGCTGGATCTGTTAAAATCATAAAAACCACCGATGAACTGGACAAAGTTCAGGAAGGAGACATCCTGGTTACAGTGATGACCACTCCGGACATGGTACCGGCCATGAAACGGGCCAATGGAATAATCACCGATGAAGGTGGTGTAACCTGTCACGCCGCCATTGTATCCCGTGAACTGGGCATACCCTGTGTGGTAGGAACTGGAGATGCCACATCCATACTGCCTGAAAACAGCCAGGTAACCCTGGATGGTAATAAGGGTATAGTTTGGGAAGGCCTACTGGTGGAAACTGCCAAAAAAGAAGAAATAACCACTGCACAACCCAGTGTGGTATTACAGGCACCATTAACAGTTACTGAAGTTAAAGTTAACGTGAGCATGTCTGAAGCAGCTAAAAAAGCCGCTGCAACTGGAGCAGATGGAGTGGGACTACTTCGAACCGAGCACATGATGCTCACCACTGGAGTGCACCCCAAAAAGTACATTCAGGAGGGTAACGAAGCAGAACTGGTTAAAGTACTGGTGGAAAACATCCTGAAAGTGGCTGACACCTTCTATCCCAAAACAGTATGGTACCGAACCCTGGACGCACCCACCGATGAATTCCAATCCTTAGATGGTGGGGAAGACGAACCCTACGAACACAATCCCATGCTGGGATGGAGAGGAATCCGCCGGGAACTGGATGAACCAGAAATATTGCTGGCAGAATTTAAGGCCATTAAAAAACTCCACGAACAGGGATACACCAACATAGGAATCATGTTACCATTGGTGCAGCACCCTGACGAGTTAAAAGAGGCTAAAAAGATCGCCAGACAAGCTGGTCTTAAACCCCAGAAGAACATTGAATTCGGGATCATGGTGGAAACACCTGCGGCCGCACTGACCATTGAAGACTTCATCGCCGAAGGTATTGACTTCGTGAGTTTCGGAACCAACGATTTAACCCAGTACACCCTGGCTATCGACCGGAACAATGAAAATGTGGCGGATCTCTACACTGAAAGTCACCCTGCAGTTTTAAAACTCATTGAACGGGTTATAATTGAGTGTAACAAGGCCGGAGTCAAAACCAGTATCTGCGGACAGGCGGGAAGTATGCCGGCTATTGTGGAAAAACTGGTGGAACTGGGAATAACATCTGTTTCAGCTAACACCGATGCCGTGGCCACAGTACGCGAAACCGTGGCCCGGGTGGAGCAGAAACTCCTCCTCAAAGCAGCCCGGAAGATGATGCAGGAATAA
- the serS gene encoding serine--tRNA ligase, with protein MKFTLKGEVLFSKEADEALEDITKFIEEANQDLFLKGVAPDQRDDASHIVEWNLAGNTLHLEIVSGRRGRAHDALLRMKKPLTQILGPQYHIGVRKITVQDYRIEIPSPEMIDVSQMPYVAAAQFQNGKMVIEFEKLEEGDLRKHVVDRVVKHVLAETERIASAEDEDADDILTRQVTKIEPGTVVGRSPKFPVFFEGDPTEEAAKQGWVKKFPGKGQWFYGPKFTALQRAIEDIFLEVLVEKLEFFECTWPKLIPIPVMNKMRYLEGLPEGMYYCSAPRRDPELFKKFKNELLIKKEVPIDRLKDGLKDPSYVLAPAQCEPFYEFFSHEVLDEKDLPIKLFDKSGWTYRWEAGGAKGLDRVHEFQRTELVWLGTPQQVEEIRDATLEISQELANQMELEWYTEIGDDPFYLEGRKVEERGIEFPDVPKYEMRLVVPGAEKGVAAVSANVHGTHFTEGFSIKETHNHTLWTGCTGIGTTRWLFGFLAQKGFDEANWPDMVRDRVRKVSTPEVLTWP; from the coding sequence ATGAAATTTACATTAAAAGGAGAAGTTTTATTCAGTAAAGAGGCTGATGAAGCCCTGGAAGACATTACAAAGTTCATAGAAGAGGCCAATCAGGACCTTTTCCTGAAAGGAGTGGCCCCTGATCAGAGGGATGATGCTTCCCACATTGTGGAATGGAATCTGGCAGGAAACACCCTCCATCTGGAGATAGTTTCCGGTAGAAGGGGAAGAGCACACGACGCTCTTCTACGGATGAAAAAACCACTTACACAAATTTTAGGCCCCCAGTACCATATTGGTGTGCGTAAAATAACTGTGCAAGATTATAGGATCGAAATCCCCTCCCCAGAAATGATTGATGTTAGCCAGATGCCCTATGTGGCGGCTGCCCAATTCCAGAATGGTAAAATGGTCATTGAATTTGAAAAACTGGAAGAGGGAGACCTCAGAAAACACGTGGTGGACCGGGTGGTTAAACATGTACTGGCTGAAACTGAGAGAATAGCTTCTGCCGAAGACGAAGATGCCGATGATATTTTAACCCGTCAGGTCACCAAAATCGAGCCCGGTACTGTAGTGGGGCGCAGCCCCAAGTTTCCCGTGTTCTTTGAAGGAGACCCCACTGAAGAAGCAGCTAAACAGGGTTGGGTGAAGAAATTCCCTGGTAAAGGACAGTGGTTCTACGGTCCCAAGTTCACTGCCCTGCAGCGCGCCATCGAAGACATATTCCTGGAAGTCCTGGTGGAGAAACTGGAATTTTTCGAGTGTACCTGGCCTAAACTCATACCCATACCCGTGATGAACAAGATGCGTTACCTGGAAGGACTCCCTGAGGGAATGTATTACTGCAGTGCACCTCGCCGTGACCCTGAGTTGTTTAAAAAATTCAAAAACGAACTTTTAATCAAAAAGGAAGTTCCTATTGACCGTCTTAAGGATGGTTTGAAGGATCCTTCCTACGTCCTAGCTCCGGCCCAGTGCGAACCATTCTACGAGTTCTTCAGCCATGAAGTACTGGACGAGAAAGACCTGCCCATAAAACTCTTTGATAAGAGCGGCTGGACATATCGATGGGAAGCTGGTGGAGCTAAAGGCCTGGACCGTGTGCATGAGTTCCAGAGAACCGAACTGGTCTGGCTGGGAACCCCCCAACAGGTGGAGGAGATTCGTGACGCTACCCTGGAAATATCCCAGGAACTGGCCAACCAGATGGAACTGGAATGGTACACAGAAATCGGTGACGACCCCTTCTATCTGGAAGGACGTAAAGTGGAAGAACGAGGTATCGAATTCCCTGATGTGCCCAAATACGAAATGAGGCTGGTTGTGCCCGGTGCAGAAAAGGGAGTGGCCGCAGTTTCTGCCAATGTCCACGGAACCCACTTCACCGAAGGATTCTCCATTAAAGAAACCCATAACCACACTCTATGGACTGGTTGTACTGGTATCGGAACCACCAGGTGGTTGTTCGGGTTCCTGGCCCAGAAAGGTTTTGATGAAGCCAACTGGCCAGATATGGTTCGTGACAGGGTGAGAAAGGTCAGTACCCCCGAAGTTTTAACCTGGCCTTAA
- a CDS encoding nucleotidyltransferase family protein produces the protein MSSVVENLVKEIIARDRKTFLEDVRILSKYPKSKSNFGDFESDSSDVKILADFTEYNPLHKGHLHCLLEAKKHVPEGIFVAVVPGLFERSGRGIPYIMTRQARSEAAIAVGADIVVEGPPMGIMGSGQYSLCLAKTFQALEADYIPRGYKPDPDFEILLKRIGKGRGIAPKPYRIVDMASGEVLLKGKLNEDNYVIVSLSKSLTKIGFDFKDKFIFVPRMEGVSGTIIREAVVSGVLESAKEMLPPETIKILQREMDGNRAPLHQLRDEEAILFTANNATVPDLKSLSLIDERTIENIINQRPFTTIGEIKTCIARGFSRHHVQRVLSSLEARVDKDTMHRYIENYPSTIRILNYKNKEVLREFKKRLSHRRLEICQ, from the coding sequence ATGTCTTCGGTAGTAGAAAATTTAGTCAAAGAGATCATAGCCCGGGATAGGAAAACATTCCTGGAAGATGTGCGTATTTTATCCAAATACCCGAAATCTAAATCAAATTTTGGGGACTTTGAATCAGATTCATCGGATGTTAAGATATTGGCTGATTTCACAGAGTACAACCCCCTCCATAAGGGACATCTGCACTGCCTCCTGGAAGCCAAGAAACACGTTCCCGAGGGAATATTCGTGGCCGTGGTCCCCGGTCTTTTCGAACGCAGTGGAAGGGGAATACCCTACATCATGACCAGACAGGCACGTTCCGAGGCAGCAATTGCGGTGGGTGCGGATATTGTGGTTGAAGGTCCCCCCATGGGGATAATGGGGTCAGGACAGTACTCCCTGTGTCTGGCCAAGACCTTCCAGGCCCTGGAAGCTGACTACATTCCCCGGGGATACAAACCTGACCCCGATTTTGAAATCCTGCTGAAAAGAATAGGCAAAGGCCGGGGAATTGCCCCCAAACCTTATCGTATAGTGGACATGGCCAGTGGGGAAGTTTTATTGAAAGGTAAGCTCAATGAAGACAATTATGTTATTGTATCCCTATCCAAATCCCTTACCAAGATAGGATTTGACTTTAAAGATAAATTCATATTTGTACCCCGCATGGAAGGGGTGAGTGGAACTATAATAAGAGAAGCTGTGGTATCAGGGGTACTGGAATCTGCAAAGGAAATGTTACCTCCAGAAACAATTAAAATCCTCCAAAGGGAGATGGATGGCAACAGAGCACCCCTCCACCAGCTAAGAGATGAGGAAGCAATCCTTTTCACGGCTAATAATGCCACAGTTCCTGATCTCAAATCTTTAAGTCTGATTGATGAGCGTACCATTGAAAATATTATTAACCAAAGACCATTCACTACAATAGGTGAAATAAAAACTTGTATTGCACGTGGATTCAGCAGACACCATGTACAGAGGGTTTTATCATCATTAGAGGCGCGCGTTGATAAGGATACAATGCACAGATATATTGAGAATTACCCCTCAACCATACGCATATTAAACTATAAAAATAAAGAAGTGCTAAGAGAATTTAAAAAGAGATTATCACATAGGAGGCTAGAGATATGCCAGTGA
- a CDS encoding CooT family nickel-binding protein, with translation MCESTVYDTKGTKLMDDVIHIKVYGERIEMVDILNQGMTVEGQIVELDLDKHSIFIEVDENGLIK, from the coding sequence ATGTGCGAATCAACTGTTTACGATACCAAAGGGACCAAACTCATGGATGATGTGATCCATATAAAAGTCTACGGTGAAAGGATAGAAATGGTGGATATTTTAAACCAGGGCATGACGGTAGAAGGCCAGATAGTTGAACTGGACCTGGATAAGCACAGTATTTTCATTGAAGTTGATGAAAATGGATTGATTAAATAG
- a CDS encoding peptidylprolyl isomerase: protein MPVKNGDFIKLEYTGKIIETGDIFDTTNEELAEEKGIFSDKKTYGPISIIVGGGHVLKGMEAELEGMEAGEEKTIELAPEDAFGERDPSLMQLVPMSEFKKQGIKPQVGMAITSEGNTGIIRSVSGGRVRLDFNHELAGKNLEYQVKVAEIIEDDTEKVKSMIDLHYPNPNLDSEKNQVTIEDDKVTIAMDEMAKFDQRPYMDVTMARFRIARDIQENMDITTVEFVDSFVKKEEVEESTEEEVSTEEVPEKLTEEETKEE, encoded by the coding sequence ATGCCAGTGAAGAATGGAGACTTTATAAAGCTTGAATACACCGGAAAGATTATTGAAACCGGTGATATCTTTGATACTACCAATGAAGAGTTAGCAGAGGAAAAAGGAATATTCTCAGATAAGAAAACCTACGGACCAATATCCATAATCGTGGGTGGAGGACATGTCCTCAAGGGAATGGAAGCAGAACTGGAAGGAATGGAAGCCGGTGAAGAAAAAACCATAGAACTGGCTCCTGAAGATGCATTCGGTGAAAGAGACCCTAGTCTAATGCAACTGGTGCCCATGTCTGAATTTAAGAAACAGGGTATCAAACCCCAGGTGGGTATGGCCATAACCTCTGAAGGAAACACCGGTATCATCAGAAGTGTGAGTGGAGGCCGTGTACGACTGGACTTCAACCATGAATTAGCCGGCAAAAACCTGGAGTACCAGGTTAAAGTGGCCGAAATTATTGAAGATGACACGGAAAAAGTCAAAAGCATGATTGACCTGCACTACCCCAATCCCAACCTGGACTCTGAAAAAAACCAGGTAACCATTGAAGATGACAAGGTAACAATTGCCATGGATGAAATGGCCAAATTCGACCAGCGCCCTTACATGGATGTAACCATGGCCCGATTCAGAATAGCCCGGGACATCCAGGAAAACATGGACATTACTACAGTAGAATTCGTGGACTCATTCGTCAAGAAGGAAGAAGTAGAAGAGTCTACTGAAGAAGAAGTTTCTACTGAAGAAGTACCAGAAAAACTAACTGAAGAAGAAACCAAAGAAGAATAG
- a CDS encoding dihydroorotase family protein, which produces MLDLCVTNCRLDTTDEKVSLGIQDGKIVSIKKSVQKLPSEPDEIIDVKGKLVLPGLIDAHVHFRDPGLTVKENFFTGSAAAAAGGFTTVLDMPNTIPPTNTPRAFHEKMKIGGKRSLVDFGLHAGVADLSDIKDIAKYKPASFKIFMDLVDDDFLLEAFIKINGVQSNSLNGTQDHTPNGSQYQLRDNHPLISLHAEDPEVVQQYTKEMKKKGSDPELYALARPPQAEIEATRKALSLAGKFKQSIHFCHVSTKKSLKLIIQAKNSGLNVTSEITPHHLFLDSNYLKKYGNLAKTNPPLRDDQNRLNMNYLPQIDIIGTDHAPHTLEEKEKDVWNAPPGIPGIETILPLLLTQLNQGKLSVGGIKRLLCETPAKIFSIPYKGFIAEGMDADLVVVDLEKEGVVNPDNFQSKAKYSPFKGFKTKGMPVMTLVRGKVVMEDGEIRDNQGKFVYSNTEVEY; this is translated from the coding sequence ATGCTTGATTTGTGTGTCACTAACTGTAGACTGGATACAACTGATGAAAAGGTTTCTTTAGGAATCCAGGATGGGAAAATAGTATCTATTAAAAAATCAGTGCAAAAATTACCATCAGAACCTGATGAAATCATTGATGTTAAGGGTAAACTGGTTCTTCCGGGACTCATCGATGCCCATGTTCACTTTAGAGATCCGGGGCTCACAGTTAAGGAAAATTTCTTCACCGGTAGTGCTGCTGCCGCTGCCGGTGGTTTTACCACCGTTCTGGACATGCCTAACACCATTCCTCCCACCAACACTCCCCGTGCATTCCATGAAAAAATGAAGATCGGGGGTAAACGTAGTTTGGTTGACTTTGGTCTACATGCCGGTGTTGCGGATCTATCTGATATCAAGGACATTGCTAAATACAAACCAGCATCCTTCAAAATTTTTATGGATCTGGTGGATGATGACTTTTTACTGGAGGCCTTCATCAAGATAAATGGGGTTCAGAGTAATTCCTTAAATGGAACTCAGGATCATACCCCTAATGGATCTCAGTATCAACTCCGGGATAACCATCCCCTAATTTCATTGCATGCCGAAGATCCAGAAGTGGTGCAGCAGTATACCAAAGAGATGAAAAAAAAAGGATCGGACCCCGAACTGTATGCCCTGGCTCGTCCTCCCCAGGCTGAGATTGAAGCCACCCGAAAGGCTCTTTCTCTGGCAGGTAAATTCAAACAGAGTATACATTTCTGCCACGTGAGTACCAAAAAATCCCTGAAACTCATAATACAAGCCAAAAATTCAGGATTAAATGTAACATCAGAGATCACTCCCCATCACCTGTTTCTAGACTCAAATTACCTTAAAAAGTACGGTAACCTGGCCAAAACTAATCCACCCCTACGTGATGATCAAAATAGGCTTAATATGAATTATTTACCTCAAATTGATATAATAGGAACTGATCATGCCCCCCATACCCTTGAGGAAAAAGAGAAGGATGTATGGAATGCTCCTCCAGGTATTCCCGGAATTGAAACCATATTACCTCTCCTTTTAACCCAATTAAATCAAGGTAAACTAAGTGTGGGAGGCATCAAACGTTTGCTATGTGAAACTCCTGCCAAAATATTCAGCATCCCCTATAAAGGTTTCATAGCAGAAGGAATGGATGCCGACCTGGTTGTGGTTGACCTTGAAAAGGAAGGTGTGGTTAACCCTGATAATTTCCAGTCTAAAGCAAAGTACTCTCCATTTAAGGGCTTCAAAACCAAAGGGATGCCAGTTATGACCCTAGTGAGGGGTAAAGTGGTAATGGAAGATGGAGAGATTAGGGATAATCAGGGAAAGTTCGTTTACTCCAACACGGAAGTTGAATACTAA
- a CDS encoding KEOPS complex subunit Pcc1, with product MNIQVNIIFHYHEDKQAEIAFKSLLPDNIGFLESQLQDNSLICNIKGKSLRTILSTADDLISSEMLVEKVLEI from the coding sequence ATGAATATTCAGGTAAACATCATCTTTCATTACCATGAGGATAAACAGGCCGAAATAGCTTTTAAATCACTTTTACCAGACAACATTGGATTTTTAGAGTCGCAACTGCAGGATAATTCTTTAATCTGTAATATAAAAGGAAAATCACTTAGAACTATTCTTTCCACTGCCGATGATCTTATATCATCCGAGATGCTAGTGGAGAAAGTGCTTGAGATTTAA
- a CDS encoding AAA family ATPase: protein MKIAITGKGGVGKTTLAGTLAVILSQQYRVYAIDADPDMNLAGSLGIHHSITPIAKMRDLIKDRTGAEPGSSFGEVFKMNPTISDLPESLSTNYDAEGRLKILVMGTVDKGGDGCVCPASVMLKAILRNLIIKKDEMVILDMEAGIEHLGRRTAEAVDVMIIVTEPGLKSLETASRIKKLATDIGIENVVAVINKVSSEDEEEFVVGKLKEIKVDVIGSIPRDDAVVRADMDGRPLVDYPESTAFQSIEEIAENILNCIPSN, encoded by the coding sequence ATGAAAATAGCAATAACCGGAAAGGGAGGAGTGGGTAAAACCACTTTAGCTGGTACTCTGGCTGTTATTTTATCACAACAGTACAGGGTATACGCCATTGATGCGGACCCTGATATGAACCTGGCCGGGAGTCTGGGAATACATCACTCCATAACCCCCATAGCAAAAATGAGGGATCTCATTAAGGATAGAACTGGTGCCGAACCCGGATCATCATTTGGAGAAGTTTTCAAAATGAATCCAACCATATCTGACCTTCCAGAGTCTCTTTCCACCAATTACGATGCCGAGGGCCGTCTCAAAATACTGGTGATGGGCACAGTTGATAAAGGTGGAGATGGCTGCGTATGCCCAGCATCAGTGATGTTGAAGGCCATTTTAAGAAATTTAATAATTAAAAAGGACGAAATGGTAATTTTAGACATGGAAGCAGGTATAGAACACTTAGGAAGGCGCACTGCTGAAGCTGTGGATGTTATGATTATCGTAACTGAACCGGGACTGAAATCACTGGAAACTGCCAGTCGTATCAAAAAATTAGCCACAGATATTGGTATTGAAAATGTGGTAGCAGTGATCAACAAGGTATCCAGTGAGGATGAGGAAGAGTTCGTGGTGGGAAAACTAAAGGAAATCAAGGTGGACGTGATAGGTAGCATCCCCCGGGACGATGCGGTTGTCCGGGCTGATATGGATGGTCGTCCTCTGGTAGATTATCCCGAATCAACTGCATTTCAATCTATTGAGGAAATTGCAGAAAATATTTTAAATTGTATCCCCTCTAATTAA
- a CDS encoding PsbP-related protein encodes MKISSFTFIFLMRLTISISGCAHYGDEVNGEEYRTGEIFFQYPSGWNTFYEFWSSDFDFNYTPHNYPDLDAEEVAGVLDPASSTPYEKYTTWVKVYKKSLPAGSSLESVFSASYPHNSSSFKIITNTSVEIRENNSYELVYQKYRGENLYQVKDVWFAGRENVYIISCWTLPLNYQKNENKFQVIIDSFTVL; translated from the coding sequence TTGAAAATATCAAGTTTTACATTCATTTTTCTAATGAGGTTAACTATTTCCATTTCCGGATGTGCCCATTACGGGGATGAGGTTAATGGTGAAGAGTACCGTACTGGAGAAATATTCTTCCAATACCCTTCGGGCTGGAATACTTTTTATGAATTTTGGTCCTCGGACTTTGATTTTAATTACACTCCCCATAATTATCCTGATTTAGACGCAGAAGAAGTTGCTGGTGTTCTGGATCCTGCATCTTCCACCCCTTACGAAAAGTACACTACCTGGGTTAAGGTCTATAAAAAGTCATTACCGGCAGGTTCATCATTAGAATCTGTTTTCAGTGCAAGTTACCCTCATAATTCATCATCATTCAAAATAATCACCAATACTTCTGTTGAAATTAGAGAAAACAACTCGTATGAGTTAGTTTATCAAAAATACCGTGGAGAAAACCTTTATCAGGTTAAAGATGTGTGGTTTGCCGGCAGGGAAAATGTTTATATCATTTCCTGCTGGACCCTTCCCCTTAATTACCAGAAAAATGAGAATAAGTTTCAAGTGATAATTGACAGTTTCACCGTTCTATGA
- the mfnA gene encoding tyrosine decarboxylase MfnA translates to MEDKGIPKEQIYQMLRKYKEKDLTHRSGRILGSMCTCPHPVGVKAYAMFLESNLGDPGLFPGTKALEDEVINMLGQLLGKEDVYGHIITGGTEANLMAMRAARNLKNVENPEIIVPKSAHFSFKKAADMLCLDLKMAELDEDYRMDISSVENLICDNTVAIVGVAGTTELGKIDPIEDLSRICQEQDIHLHVDAAFGGYIIPFLKESGYDLPEFDFKLPGVSSITIDPHKMGLAPIPTGGILFRERKHLEAMAIETPYLTEDLQSTVVGTRTGAATAATWALLKHLGREGYREVATSCMDITHKLAEGIKEAGFELVTEPELNIVPFRSPEITVEELARRLEDKGWAVSLATYPRSIRVIVMPHLKAEHINDFLRDLETITGD, encoded by the coding sequence ATGGAAGACAAGGGAATACCCAAGGAGCAGATATACCAAATGCTCCGGAAATACAAAGAAAAGGATCTCACCCATCGCTCCGGCAGAATACTGGGATCCATGTGCACCTGTCCCCACCCGGTGGGAGTTAAGGCCTACGCCATGTTTTTAGAATCAAACCTGGGGGATCCTGGATTATTTCCCGGGACAAAAGCCCTGGAAGATGAAGTTATTAACATGTTGGGCCAGTTACTGGGAAAAGAAGATGTCTATGGTCATATCATAACTGGTGGAACAGAAGCAAACCTCATGGCTATGAGGGCAGCCCGTAACCTTAAAAATGTGGAAAATCCCGAGATCATTGTCCCTAAATCTGCACACTTTTCCTTTAAAAAGGCAGCCGACATGTTATGCCTGGATCTGAAAATGGCAGAGCTGGATGAGGATTACCGTATGGATATTTCATCGGTGGAAAACCTGATTTGTGACAACACCGTGGCCATTGTGGGAGTGGCCGGAACTACGGAACTGGGAAAAATAGACCCCATCGAGGATCTTTCCCGGATCTGTCAGGAACAGGATATTCATCTGCACGTTGATGCTGCTTTTGGTGGCTATATCATACCCTTCTTAAAAGAATCAGGATATGATTTACCTGAATTTGATTTCAAACTGCCCGGGGTTTCTTCAATAACCATTGATCCCCATAAAATGGGACTGGCTCCCATACCCACCGGGGGAATTCTTTTCAGGGAACGTAAGCACCTGGAGGCCATGGCCATCGAAACACCCTACCTCACCGAAGATCTCCAATCTACAGTGGTGGGCACTCGAACTGGGGCAGCAACCGCAGCCACCTGGGCACTCTTAAAACACTTGGGCCGAGAAGGATACCGGGAAGTTGCCACCAGCTGCATGGATATCACTCATAAACTGGCGGAAGGTATTAAAGAAGCGGGCTTTGAACTGGTGACCGAACCAGAACTGAACATAGTACCCTTCCGTTCCCCGGAAATAACTGTTGAAGAACTGGCCCGGAGACTGGAAGATAAAGGTTGGGCGGTGTCCCTGGCCACCTATCCCCGATCAATAAGGGTTATAGTAATGCCCCATTTGAAAGCAGAACACATAAACGACTTCTTAAGAGACCTGGAAACCATTACCGGGGATTAA